Part of the Passer domesticus isolate bPasDom1 chromosome 8, bPasDom1.hap1, whole genome shotgun sequence genome is shown below.
cccctcgcctttcactcttcttatcccccCGATAACCCCATCagtcctgacagctcctgagtgcctggattttatccagccctgcaggatgcttcCCTTTGTTCTGGGgcaggtatggtgccattccatgaaggtggacaccccccacctgcccgggtgggctggagctctgtggggatggagtgggacagggaccccactctgaggttttgctacctctgcaggctgtcccagatggagaggaggagatggaggtggatatagagattgatagagaggaggacatggagacggagggagaagacactggggaggaggagatggaggtggaggtggaggtgaaggtggaagaggagatggaattggatatggaagagtccattgaggacatggacattgattaagaaggtgaggaagaggccctgatcttggcatgaagagcagtgacagcagcaggacaggcagagtgggtctcctgctgccaggctggggctgggctgggtgctccctgctcagggacattgtaccccgggcactggattctggtggccatccacagcctgtcctgtgcctgcttgctccacacaagctccatcccagccccagccaggctcagttctggtagcagagtcctgcttctgggccagtgtctgccagcctgggggcacatgcaagagccctctgtgcctgactggagtgaccgtggcatttgcttttcttccaggtgcgatggacatcacagagacaccacccttttgtatatatgttctacagtttgttgtttttctttagaatatCGATTGTAGGGCTATTTTTGACCTCTATAAATACGTTTCCCATAGTTTTCCTAggtaggtttttctgtatatatgttctattgATTGTTGCTGTTGCAAATATTCTTGCAATGTAaatatattctgtatttttgctgctgttcatctgtaataaacaaattttatttttcacactcCAGTTCTCCTTGCTTTTGGTTCAgacacaggcagcattttgccaagttgtagtttccacttgctccaggttcccagggctggaggtcagaagtagatgaagggataaaaatccacaattaagagtgtccatgacagccagagaaaaaagaagcccaggggatcaggaaagagggaagcacgcactccaaacaacagcagaaatgtagTGAgtgctctggagggaacaaaagagagaaggaggcctgaagaaatgaaaaaaggtCCGCTTGGtctttcacaaatggagaagacaatggacattgtgccaggcttcctttcaaacagaaaattctggggcagcatgacagaaaagaagaaaaaaaaaatcaccagttagaacagaaccagtgtcccaccatcttcccctccgctgttattaattttgaacatttagaggcaaacctgggtctaaagcttgcatctctcagttcctgatgctatttgctaccctgcagccttgactcaccctgatgtgactgactgctgggcaagtggggctggggatgctcagcctggacagaggagacactgggaggcctcactgtggctgtgcaggagtGGAAGGGTCCctcaggaaagaaggggacagagtgttcagcagggcctgtgctgacaggacaaggggggatggctttcaactgcagcaggttgattgaagctgcatctaaggaagctgctcttttccactgcgggtggtggggcactggcccaggctgtgcacagaggctgtgcatgccccatccttggcaacagggccctgagcagcacgctctgggggaagactgctcagcttggaacaagatgttgttcttcaggccccttccaagccaaaccattcagggactccatcattccatggtctccactgtccacttcagatggagcctgggaactgtgatgtcacagcccacgctccagctggaacgtccagagcccaggaaagggcacaacacaaccgtTGTTCGTTGTGTTCGCatgctcttcaccctgctcctgcccactctgcttttcACCTGCCCCCTGATAACCCATTCAGTCCTGAAAGGTCCTTAGTGCCTAGATTTTGTCAGGATGCTTCCCTTTGTTCTGGGgcaggtatggtgccattccatgaaggtggacaccccccacctgcccgggtgggctggagctctgtggggatggagtgggacagggaccccactctgaggttttgctacctctgcaggctgtcccagacagagaggaggagatggagctaGATACAAAGATTGATacggaggaggagatggaaatagacggagaagaccctggagaggaagagatggatgtggatgtggaggaggaagaggagatggacgtgtatgtggatgaggaagaagagatggatgtggatatggaagagtccattgaggacatggatattgattaaaaaggtgaggcAGAGGccctgatcttggcatgaagaccaatgccagcagccggacaggcagagtgggtctcctgatgccaggctggggctgggctgggtgctccctgctcagggacattgtacccagggcactggattctggtggccatccacagcctttcctgtgcctggtttgctccacacaagctccatcccagacccagccaggctcagttctggtagcagagtcctgctgctgggccagcatgtgccagcctgggggcacatgcaagagccctctgtgcctgactggagtgaccatggcatttgcttttcttccaggtgcaatggacagcacagacagagacaccaacctttgtatatatgttctacagtttgttgttgttctttagaaTGTAGATTTTAGggctatttttgacttctgtaaatacgtttcacatatttttgttaggtaggtttttatgtatatatgttctatcgattgttgttttTACAAAtgttcttacaatgtaaatatgttcagtatttttgctgctgttcttctgtaataaacaaattttatttttcacaccccagttctccttgcatttgcttcaggcacaggcagcattttgcaaagtggttgtttccacttgctccaggttcccagggctggaggtcactggcacagccaccccagaagtgggggtccctgtgcacagaggggtcccactgacagaggtgacCCTCtctttgcagtttctctggacacacttgggagctgtaggggcaaagcccagcgtgccctggcccatagatcccatgttggagcagggctgagcctgtgtgctcctgcagagcctcagccatggctcttccctgggcagccccagggctaaggagggtgcactgggctgtgggcaggccctgctcctgggcaccctgaggggctggagccagcctggagggagcctcagccctacatggaccaagatttcctttggaaaccccctctctccccagactcctctgagcacaacaagaattgatcctccgagttcaaggtgtgaccttcattggcacaaatgtgtcccttgcactttctaccacagcaaatgtcagtgcttgtaatccctgttctgcacactctgctcaggcagccaaacatctgaacctgagggaacatctggaattagcatcaacctgcagagagctccagaggGAGAACCTACCCCCAAGCACCACGagaaatacttgacactgacagtctggggcagagctgaaactaaagtattttaatgccaagagagaggattattttattgctgaattcattctgGAAGAATAAGAATGGAAGCTTttggtctcctcacctgccaccgatgtgtattgccaaggtttgcctctgggttatgactgattttgatgaatctgttcagaactctgatgctgttcctggctaaggtgcagagatgatatttcagagccagatgagctcagcacatcttgtgcaatgcagaatttccagaaccagacattcaggccatgcaaactgacaagttttcatctctgtgcaaagatcagtatTAGGACATCTCTGATGTACCACACActtctcagagctgtccctttcatccagctctccccagtCACTTCACAGACTTCACTCCAAGCAGTTTCTGATAGAGCTCAGTAGCACATGGGATTTAATActggtttttcttcatcttctccagagCTGTCTCCAGACGCAGTGTGTGGGCActgtctggcagcagcagcattaaccTGTCACCTCCCTGACACTGAGGTTCATGTCACTACttttcatcaaaagcagcaaatcaatGATTCCCACTGGGTCCCACACAGCTCCATGGGGagtttgtgtggctgcagttccagcaccagccctggtcCTCAGAAATTTCAGGAGGAGATACAGAAGGAATCAGCCATTCATAGAGAACAACATGAGTTTGCAGGGCCCAGATCCCCACAACTCTGGTAACCCAGACTCTGCATTTACACTTTGGCCTCTGTGCCTTACTTCTCCTCTCACTAAAGTCCTGACAGTTTATCTCATGCTCAGGTTCCCAAGATAACTCAAAGCAGCTTTAGGAGCAGGGATAGATGGGAACTGTCCCAAGGCTCAACAAAATTTCTCTCCTCAGGCCTGACAATTCCAgctaaggagagaggaaaagcctgcatgaaagaggtgtgaaatcaaagcagtaatcaaattgaggtataatgagagcagctgaagaggttttcagtgttcagaaaaagattagcagctccaggcacaggagggatgtgaCATTTTCCCCGCTGTAACAACTCTGTCATGCAAATTGCATCTcaaatcctcctccccagctctgggacctgttcagccacaaacgtggtgctgaatttttaaagcaaagtggaagctggtcagagaggtggtttgcaaataaaaatcacagagggcagtttggaagcaccagctggagcagagagaggcagagcctggccctggggggcagcacagccacacaacaCATGCCTGAAActctaagaaattaaagaatttGCCACTGGTTTTCCCTCAGGAGCTACAGAAGGTGCTTTATGGAATCCCTGCCTCCTTCACACATGCATCAGCATGCAGGAAAGCGCAAGGATGAAGATtacagcacctgctgctgctgcttccatctcctgactcaaatctccccaaaatctgTCACGATTGGGCCTTTCCAAAGTCTCAGATTCACTTGGtccttgcaggattttggttctgAGGAGCATGAAGGGAGATAAAGGCACTTGCAGACACCAGAGATGCAGTTGGTGCCTGAGGTGCATTTCACTGCCCAGGTTAGTGCCTCTAAAACCATCAAAAGCAGCCCctttgacagcaccaagccaagagCAGAACTCCAGGGTCTGCACATGGTTGGAAATGCCATTGTTTAATATTCCTCTCCCAGTCTCTCATTTCATGGTGCCATTGCAGGGGTTAATCCCATCACTCAGCAGCAATTCTTGGCAATCAGCTTCAGATGGATTTTTAGGGCTGAGCAAATAAGAGGCAATTTTATATTGTCTCCAATGAACGAAATTTCGCCTAAATCAGATGAACTCTGTGTTCTGAGGCTGGCCAGGCACTAACCACTACCAGGTCCCCAAGCCTGGATGTCAAACTGCTCTAATATTGAAAAGTTCAATTTATTTGGCTTTGTGTACAAGACTATTCTCTCTCAAAAGAATTAGGATCCATAGAATTGCATTTCCAAGCACTAAACTCAGACCAGCTACAAAGAGCACAAGAGacaacaaaagaaataaagatttcCAGAGAGATGGAAATTGAATGCTGAGTTTTGCCCATTATAGAGTTCCATAAATTATCACCTGCCAGTTCCTTGCCTTCACTTGTGTGGCCACCACTGAATACACTCACagataagaaaatgtttgtccTCCTGAAAACTGGGACTAGAAGTAGAAAAAGGCTCAGATATCGGAATTAAAAGGCAACATAATGAGAAGAGCTGCCTTATAATAGCAAGATATGACGGACAGCAGGAATGACTGAAGCCAGCAGAGATAAGTCCACGAACTGTTCATGCTACAAAGACTTCCAACAAAACCTCCAATAACCcaaaagcaatgttttgtctGGCACAGCTGATAGGAACCCTGTGCATTTAATTCAGTCATTGACAGCAAATGGAGATCAGCTTGAAGCTCCTTTGGTCCACTACTACTTATTTTTTTCACCCAGCAAATGAAATTACATCTActctttgggaagaaattacTGCTTTGAGTGGTTGAAGGCAAAGAGTTTCTTCCCATACCCACTCGTAATCAGTcaccaagagaaatattttctaaaaaggtCTCTTCAAAATTTTGGAGTGACTTTCAACATAAATAACTTGGCTATTTTGCTCAAAATGATAAGGGAATTGAATTGGGCTCCCTCAGCTTAAAAAGAAGTGTTTCTTCCTAGTTCTTCacaaagaggaacaaaacacTTTGTTGCAGAAAACTGAAGGGAGGAAGAGGTTCCTTTCCCCTGAGCTGCACAATAGGAGACAATTTTGTCGCCAAGAGGGAATAAAACCCAGCAAATTTCCAGTTTTTTTGTGTAAGGGAAAAGCTCTGAGGATCACAGCTGTGGGAGACACAGAGAGTGAGgagcagggatctgctgggggtttttggggtaggGGACAGATTAAAGAAGTGTTCAAGCAAAACCTGTGAGAGCTCAAGACTCCATCCCTCAGAGGAGAAACTCAGTTTGACCCAAATGCCATTCAAATCCAGCAAACATTGAGGCATTTCCCCAAGCTCTGCTGGGCCATCAGGTACCACCCAAATCACTCTGTGGGACCAGGGCAGCAGGTCCCTGGCACGGGACAGAGATGCTCCCCTGGGAAGCTGCCTGCATTGCCCATGGGACTCACAAGATCTGCTTCTGAAGTCCCCAACATCCAAAAACCTTGACACTCAAAGCCTTTAATTTGGGGTTTCACTTCTCCACTTGTCTGTTGTCACtaggcagctgctccagttcaACACCCTTCTGATGGGTACAAATGTTCTCCtaatttccagcctaaacaGGAAGTTACTTCCATTCATTCTTCTGTAAGTACTGGGAGCTTGTACCTGATTTGCTCTTCCTCTCCTAGTGTGCATTTGTGCAGATAAAATGCCAAAGCGAGGAGCATTTCCTTGTTTAAATCATGTCATTTATTTCATTCCCATACAGTTGCAGGGATTTAGCTCTGGCTCAACACTCAGAATGTTGACAGCACAAAGTCCAGTTCTCACACCAACTCCTCCAAGTTTTGGACCAATTCTGCAAAGaaggaaatacagcaaagaaattccaaacaggggccctaataaagataataaaatgcCACATGCCTATGTTTGCTGCAGGGAAGAACAGTGCTATTTATTCAATCATTACAAACAATtaaagcagcagaggggaggaagacaGTGCTATCGTTGGCAGCTCCCCAGTCCTCTGCCCCTGGCATGAATTTCATAAAGCACAAATCTgccagcagaaatccctcagcaATTGATTTCCTCCTCGTGGaacacagcaggcacacaccCTGGCTTTCCTGGCCAGAAAAAGAGAATTTGCCTCGTTGTTTTTCCCAGCCATGCAGCTGTGAAGTCAAAtcaccctccctgccctgccaggagattTCTCAAGTGACAAGTTTCTGTAGGGTGACAACCCTctggagaggcacagagagctttgtgTCAGTGTAAGGCACCCCCACAAGGGCAGATCCCTCATTCAGGctccatctttgttcacaagcaGTTCCTAGCAGAAAATTCGCAGTGATTGCATTTCCCCAGAACAGGTAATTTCaagcacatttttctcttgagctgttctgcctttcacaaaAGCAGCCTGCCAGGGATTGCTTTGGAGACCAGCACCAGGAAACATAGCAACACCCAACAGCCAAGACCATCTAAAGCCACTTATAAGCTCATCCCTACATCTCCTGTACTCACTTGAATGCCCGGGAGAGTCTGAAAAG
Proteins encoded:
- the LOC135305681 gene encoding bifunctional lysine-specific demethylase and histidyl-hydroxylase NO66-like; protein product: MLPFVLGQAVPDREEEMELDTKIDTEEEMEIDGEDPGEEEMDVDVEEEEEMDVYVDEEEEMDVDMEESIEDMDID